The Apibacter raozihei genome contains a region encoding:
- a CDS encoding YceI family protein — protein sequence MRKIVVTLGIAVFTIIGMQSCKEGSKETKTTTEAKEEVQASEDAANYQINTVNSNIKWLGQSIATKHHGIINFKSGELTVKDGKLEAGSFIADMNTIKSEDEADESIAKKLDEHLKAEEIFDVAKYPDSKFTITSVKPLEGDYNTELEGNLEIKGTSKNVKVKANVTIEGNNITVKTEKFTINRQDFNITYSNGNPQDKLIKDLFDMEVELHGTK from the coding sequence ATGAGAAAAATAGTAGTAACACTAGGGATTGCAGTATTCACCATAATAGGTATGCAATCTTGTAAAGAAGGATCTAAAGAAACAAAAACAACTACCGAAGCTAAAGAGGAAGTTCAGGCTAGTGAAGATGCCGCTAATTATCAAATTAATACTGTAAATAGTAATATTAAATGGTTAGGACAATCTATAGCAACGAAACATCATGGAATAATAAACTTTAAAAGCGGAGAACTAACAGTTAAAGATGGTAAACTGGAAGCAGGAAGTTTTATTGCAGATATGAACACCATCAAATCTGAAGATGAAGCGGACGAAAGCATTGCTAAAAAATTAGATGAGCATTTAAAAGCAGAAGAAATATTTGATGTCGCTAAATATCCGGACTCTAAATTTACTATTACCTCAGTAAAACCTTTAGAAGGTGATTACAATACAGAGCTTGAAGGTAACTTGGAAATTAAAGGAACTTCTAAAAATGTAAAAGTAAAAGCTAACGTAACTATTGAAGGTAATAATATTACTGTAAAAACAGAGAAATTTACAATTAATAGACAAGATTTTAATATTACGTACAGTAATGGAAATCCACAGGATAAGTTGATCAAAGATTTGTTTGATATGGAAGTAGAGCTTCACGGAACTAAATAA